The genomic DNA gttttgttttccagagagtcctgatgtttcccaaGACGATGTcaagggaaacatcaggactcgagggaaaacaaaactaagctAACTACTTTCCTGCAGGACCAGACATTAAGACTGCtttgctttgttatatatttagacttttccttcaacaatcgcagcataGCGTCCTGAGCAGGCAACAACAGCGGAATTGTATGgatcccggtcgggatacatttgaatttgatcaggggcttgtgaccaagaatcaaccaatcatagTGCATGTTTTGTTGATTTAAAGTCTGGGTATataacaacaatattattattaattagaattaattttattacagtGCGATGCACCTTAATTACTATGGCCACCTAACAAGGTTATTTTCAAATTATCCACCAATCagggtgtgtgaatttgattgacagtcacgcctccttgcaaagttcgcacgatTGTAAGTTGAATGCTGTTGCATTGGTTGTTGAGTTGATGTACGGTATTGCACAAAGTTGTCAAATGTGGAAGTTTGTTGGGTCGCCATGGTAACCGTTGCACTGTaatcttatttttttaaattttatttctattttcttttttatttttcaacggCAGTATGTGAACCAGTTACCAGGAAAATTAAGCCAGCATTGACCACTGCAGAGGTTAAAGATTCAGAGGCAAAAAAAAGCCAAAGACATGTACTAGTCTGATATACAGCTTCAGTATAGTCCCCTCTACCCTGTCATAAGTCATAACTCAGGCCTTTTCCCCAACTCTCCCAAGTGTACCATAGGAAGTCTTCCTGCACGATGGAAGAGATTTGATTGCACCTCATGATCAGTCTTACATTATGTGTTCCAGTGTTTCATTTAAGGGtagaagataaaaaaaaatcaatcataatTATTGGTTCAAAGGGGTCAAACCTGGCAATTGAAGTATTCCCTGGTTTGTTGCAAACAGCAGTCTTTCATTTTGGTTCCATTCCAGTAGGGTTTTTTACATGCATTGCCTGGTGGTAAGGGCAAGGTTCAACCCCTGGTCTGAACACAGGGTGGACTTGTCTTTGGAGGCCCTAAATTCAGTTATTATTAAATGGCTAAGTGGTTTTCTTCACTGTCTCTGTAGTGAATGCTGATCTCTAGTTGTCTTGCTTTTTTCTTAAATGTATATTTTGTCgttaaaaatttttcaaactaacttttgtttttttctttcctttgtcttaGAGACATTattatctgaaacaaaggaaagtaaaaaaacaaactagtttGAAAAAATTTTAACTACAACATATATATCACAACAAGCAATAATGAtgattattgtttattttgtaaaacaagGGTCAGTGGTGTTGTGTCACATGTTCCTTTTTACAAGTCAATGCTTACCTGCAATGGAAATCCTGATATGtcaaatgcaaacaaatttatttgttGCAAACAGCAGAGGGAGCaggggatggcgcagtggtgagagcactcgcctcccaccaatgtggcgcgggttcgattcccagactctgcgtcatatgtgggttgagtttgttggttctcttctctgctccaagaggtttttctccgggtactctggttttcccctctcctcaaaaaccaacatttgatttgatatgtattgatttgatttgatttgatttcatttgtgcacgaccccacaagctgttCAGCTTTAAAACactatcgtgtgaaaataaaggattattattattactattattattattattattattagtatttttattattactattattattatttcccaAAGCAATACGAAATGTTAGATGAGAGGATTTagatttgttgtttttctttcttttcttgtctACCAAAAAGGAAAATCTCCAGTGGTCTGCATTCAGGGAGTACAATGGGCCTCGACACACTGGAGGAATAAAACATGATCTTAACACCGTAAAGTTGCTGTTTAAAACTGCATTTTCAGACCAGGATAATGAAGATAAAGTATTACAATGCAAAAAAGTATTGCAAGACCATAGCATCGGAGATTTAAAATCATCTCTCTATAAAAGCAAGCCTTGTGCAAACCACAGCAACTGTACTTCCACTGTCAAAGAATATGGATCATGCAGAGGATGTGTGAAAGACAATGAGATTTGCATTTGGCAAACTCTTGTTCAAAGCTTCTTTCAAAAGAAACCAATCAATCTAGTGAATGTGAAGTGGAAAAGAAGCTTCTACCTTGCTCTCTCTTTGGATGTTGTTGATAAATGTGAAGAACGTTTCACAAAGGACAAACAACACGATGttttgggtatttttcaacatcaAAAGAAGGTGCCAGTGAACTTTGATCAGGTGAAACCAGATCCTATTTACAGTAGATATGGTGAGCTGAGAAATGGCTTTTATATTTCTTCCAATGGACTAGTGTTTTCCTGTGAACATGAGGTATGACTTGCATAGGGTAATTGTAATTTGTGTCCATGCTTAAACAGGCTTTCTTTATACCGGTatcaattttttcatttaaccctttgactcctgAACTGCCAAGGTCCaaatgacgagtaaaatcgtctggcattagatcATGAGTAAAATGTATTAAGTGTCACAcccaggaatcaatgggttaaagggagTGGATGTGGAGGTTGTAAACCCATTGAATCCTAGGATTGAGACTCAGTAGCTttaactctgtctaacaccagaggATTTTACTTGTCATTGGGTGGGAAGTTCAGTTAACTCTACATCCAGGCaaaaattaacccattgactccttttATTCAGTAAATTATGGTCTTTCTAACAACAGAACATTTGCCTGGTTAATGAGGAACTCCTTTAGCTAGGAGAGAAAGGGTTAATTACTACTGTTTTTGGGTACTAGATGTTCAGATGTCTGTGGGTTTGCAGGAATGgtgcaatggtgagagcactcgccttccccCATGTTGCTTGGTTTGGATCCTCAGACTctgtgtcatatgtgggttgagttggttggttctctactcagtaccgagaggtttttctccgggtactccagttttcccctctcatcaaaaaccgacattttgacttgatttgcgttgattgttaatttcagttgacagtctccccaattagcaCTCCAGTGCCAGAACGATCGACTTATAAATAACTAAAAGGttcctttccattttttcctttcctttggcTCCTAATGGGTAACCCCCATTGACAGGTGAAACCATGTGGTGTTTGACATTAAGTGAAATCCCTTAGGTGGCTCAAAGTCATTTTAACCtgaataatttcattttaaacaAACACACACATATGTACAGCCTTTTATCATCCTTTTGTCACTTTGGCATGTTTGCAGCTGAGAAATTTTAATATCAAAATGGCTGTGCTAGATGAGACTTTTAAGActgaaattaaagaaattcaGCATCAACACAGTAAGCTAAAGGTACATACGATAATAATATTTGTTTATAAAGTTTCATTTGACAATAGTATTGTGTGCTGAAAAATGCAAGAGCTGATTTTTCAAGATGCAGTTACTGTATTAAAGCGTGTGTCATTCTTATACAGTAATATTACTGTAAGATGATCTGTTAAACAGAGGTGATGTGTCTGGAGAGTGCACTCATTattcatttacatgtacttgaaaCAAGGCCTTATATACtggtatatacatgtatttctctTACACAACTAGGAGTCTGACAATTACACAGCTTGACCTTTAATAACATCCAACAACTTTCAACACATCTTTGCCTACAAAAACGAGATTGTGAAAATaacaatatcattattattgtttttcaagataATTTGAAAGGGTGTTAACAATAcacatgtaatttttttttgcatcagcCACAGACATTTTTGAacccataataataattattaatacatTGCAGTCACTTTTATAATACAGGCATCACAAATTACTGACAAATAATATTCAAGGTAGGGAGCTTAAGTGACAATGATATCCTAAGAATAAGAAcaggaaaaaccaaagaaatagGTTTTATGAGCAAAATAAATGCCATGCACATCCATTTGAAAATTTGGTAAATTTCTTTGCCACTGAATTTCTTCCCAACAATGACATGAGAATACCAAATTTTAGCTGTCATCAGTTTTTCTCGGGGTTTTCCAGTCTTCATCTCTTACCAAAGAGCAAAATTCAGCTTATTCCATGAAACTGTTGTTGGATCTATTTACTTTTAGATGCGTAGTATCATGCTTTTGGTCTCTCGCTGTATTTGTCAGGTcaaacatcatcatcgtcatttaTCCAATGAGATGCATTAGATtcctgtcattattattattattattattattattattattattattattattattattatttaatcaGTAATGTCATTGTCATTATATTGTATTTAAATCACACATTGATATGGATGTGTGAGAAACCTGAGAATGCCCAATTCAGAGGTTTCTTTGACatgattaatttaaaaaaaagaggtattttggtgaaaaaatacccattttcttttgttagaaTGCTTCATAGGTTTAGTTTAAAAAGATATTGGCTGTCACATTAGTAGaactataatattattgtaactacatgtattgatacatgtatatgttgaTACAGCTTCTTCGTTTTTCATATGTGGTACTCAAGCATTAAGTGTACATTGCAACCAACAGATGTATTTTTGATGTGAAAATTTCTTTGCACACTTACATATCAGGACTTTCCTTGGTGATCTGTAGGAGCATCAATTTatcataaattaattaatgtagGTACAACAAATAGTAATGATGATTAACTTCTTCCCTTCACCCCAACAAATTGCCAAATCATTGAATTTCTAAAATGAACTTTTTCTCTATGTCATTCACTGTGAGGTGTCTTTAACGATTTGACAGATAGTCAAAATATTGTGcatttttattgcttttaatCTTATTGGAATTATCTGATTCTTGATAAAACCTTTAATTATGGCCTTTTAGTTTCTGATTATATCTCAGCACTTATTTCAAATTTAGAATGATTTTTTCCACAGTATTACCTAAAGTATGCTATATCTTTAGctgttcagaatttttttatatgcatttatttgttgtgttttgtaACTGTAGTTTTCAACATAAAATATTGGACTGTAGACTAAAATATCCACCATTTTCTAGTTCatgtaaatatttattgaatCTAAAGTGATTTCTTGTAATATTGATTGTTGAATAAAAAGATTTGTCAGAGTTTTCTATTAAAATAGTCCTTGTTCAGGTAATAAAAAGTTAAAACTGAAATGTTAATTCTGTCTAGTATCATAGATATATGTTTAAGGTTTCATGCAAATTGACTTTTTTGTTAAGTAAACATATGAACACACAGACAGATGACACAGATCGTTTTCCTTGAATATGATTGGTCTTTCATATCTTGGTTAAAATTTTTTCAACCTTTTAAGCAAACAGACTGTGAATTCTCCAgtcttaaatttttttaattcacCACAGAATCGGTAACATTGCATTAAGAGGCATTAAATTTGCACAATGTATGCGTGATTGAAAGAAATCCATTTCACCTTGAATTAATTTATCATACAGCTTATTAAAGTGATTTCAGTTCATTGTTACAACCTGACAGACAGATGTGTTGCCATTCACTGGGAAAAATCGAAAGAGTTTCAAATCTAAAGAGCTGATGTAGGAAGAATCTCTTAATAGACAATAGCATTCTGTCTATGACTTTTTTCCTGATTCAAGACCACAGAATCTTTTAATTGAATGAAATCATTTTTAATTTCTGCATCAAGCTTAGAGGAAATCAAATAGTCAGTCTTCGAGTGCAAAATGGTAGGTTGAATTTGCTTTCAGagattgatttaatttatattatattataatcTTGTTTTGTTACATACATTTCCATTTCAAACTATCCTTTATTTATCTTAATACCTTGAAGATTTTTGTAGCATGTGGtgctttttttttgcaagatgCAATCACTTCAGGTagtgaaaattaatttttcacagaAAAGCAATGAagattgttttatttattaagCAATATGCAAACAGACTCTGTGTAAGGGGGATTTAGGGACATTTGCATAACCAACATCTATGGTCACTTGCAAGGTGACTTAATGGTTTTAGACACAGGAAGTAATATTCATGTGGATGAAACAACAAGATGAGAAAGAAAATTGTAAGTGGAACCTTCTCGTGtggaaattttgcttgtaataAATGCATAATAGTGCTCAGTTAAATATTATTAGTATCCTTGCTTCAGACATTATAAAGTGGTACGGTATATTGgatcatttttacatttttccaGATCAATACAACATTAATGTTATCTTTTTTGATACTTTGCAGCAGattttaattgttatttttaaaGTTGTTTGTTCTAAAtgcttttaataatttattattttgaaacaTATCATGGATGATGTAGTCATGAAGTTTGTTATTGAGACTAAAAGGGCAGAGATTCACAATTCTTCAATGAAAGTGACGggcttaattaataatattttttagtTATTGTTCCAAACTTATTTTTCAATACAGGTTGCATTTAATCATATTTAGAGACATATGAAGACATGTTTTGGGAAACAAATGTCCTGCAACCCAGATAACCCTCAACTGAGAATCCTTTTAAGAGaagaaaatagaaaagaaaaaaaaaagaggtttaTTAACAAACAGCTCTGGACAAAAAAAACCTGGATGTTCTGGTCACTTGTGGGTGATGTTCCCCAATGCATCATACAAGTGAGATCGGATTTGGTTCTATCCCCATTAGTTCTTTtataccattttgttttgttcgatTAACATTGATGATGGCAACATATCACATTAACATTATAATGGTTTattaaccgcgcggccatgggtCGAACGtggttcttgctctgcacgttgttttttttttttttttcagttttgtcagTGAGCAGACCCAAACTTACACTCGGCCttatagtcagtgggactttgAATCACGCAATTTATGAcgtttattcgccaaaagctgttaaaacgttaatgttcTAAAAATTctatgaatattccactctttatttaatacaaaatatattgcctttttgggTAAACTTagaagcgagtattgaatacataaaaagcCATTATGTCATTCATGGAATGTGTCAACATTGCAACTTTATGTGACTTGTGTTACTACTTTGCTACCCCTTTACTCACGTAAAAAaccaatttaatttaatcatgatttttaagaaagaaagttgTACGTTGTTAATAGACTTATTGTTGTATCGTTCATATCCATACAATTATTATCCGAagaaagttccagattaattaagaccataaTGTCATCAGAGATGTCACAATGGCtgcgactgatggtgcaatcggagttttcacaacggctataagtgatggtgcaataagatcgtgtgcagtcgttgtcagttgttgtgctacagattgatcaggtgattttgtgtctatagtcatcagtgaatcaacaaggactgttttggaatgtgcactacgttgcgactatagtggtaagaaaacagataaattttcaaagcgcggttgTAAGATCTAAAATATCTAATTGTTGTGTAAGAAAAATAGGTCGCTCAGAGCTCCTCACTATATGAAAATGTTTGAGCAAGATCATGTGAATGCCAGTGGAATCACTGTAACTGCAATaattcattaattttgaactaGCAAGACTGGTGTGTGCAACTTTACGTTTTGTCTTTTCCTGATTCTTTTAAAGGCAAAAGCCGAGGAGAAAAAGCTCTTGTCGCGAAGAATGGAAAGTCAGGAGGAGTCTGACCAGGATGATGAACCAAAGGAAAACCagcaattaaataaacaaagcaaaatgaaaGATAATGTGCAAAGGTTAGTGGGAGAACCTCTGACCTCAGTCACAACTGTCAAAATTGGTTTGTACATACAGTAGCTTAATGCAGCCATACGCAGAGGGACATGGAGAACCTTTATACTCTTTCCTTAAGCTgtcatttaacaacaacaactcttactgctgctgctgctactgctacttcTGCTGccgctgctgctgctgctgctactagtctactactactactactactactactactactactactactactactactactactactacactgCTACACTGCTACTACAGTGTACTACACTGCTACTACtcctactaccactaccactaccgctactgctactgctactgctgctgctgctactactactactactactactactactactactacactgCTACTACTACACTGCTACTACTCCTACTACCACTACCGCTAccgctactgctactgctactgctgctgctgctgctactactactactactactactactactactactactactactaccggTACTACTGCAACCACTACTGCCACTACcgctactactaccactactactacaacgacgactactacgactactacttACTATTACTGCTGCTGCCACTGCCACTAGGACTGCTACTaagaaattattacaacaatGATAAAGAtgataattagcaattattgaatgaggttgagtaggatatgaaggatatgaagaattctgcaggtcgacgagggtgttatccaccaaggcgaaggccgaggtggataacatcctctgatatctgcagaattcttcattaTTCTACGAAAGCCAAATTCAATAATGGCTtcattattcattcaaaatattttcttcgctcaaacttctaaacctactcgcagccatttttctgctcaacaaaaataacacaatctcgtccccagcttttttcggtcaacggttcaataatttgcagcgggctgcacttttgacgtcattttgacgtcatcagttcaataatctgcagcgggctgcactttaaacgtcattgattcaatatgacgaagtttctttccaaatttggtgaacagcagctggttatggtgaattatgcgtgtggttttaaccaatcagaaacggggaaatattttgaatgaataataataattattattattataatgatgatgatgatgacaaaataatatttttggaaataaaTTCTCTTTCTAGAAAAATGATATAAAAAAACAACATGTGTTTACAAAAAAGTGGTCATTTGAcacaaataaattataataaatggCCAGCCTATTCTGCAAATCAAAGGTGGTTGAGCTAAAGCTGTTGGCTAAGACACGTAACAATGTCTGCCTCTGGGATGTGCATTCTTATCATACAAAAGCTTAACTCGATGATAaagttaatttctttgttttctcagtctctttttcaaatttatctttATTCCCAGCCATTTCAAACTCTAAAATACATCGCTGGTCATTGATATTTATGTTGTCATGCAGCGAATCACAAAGCCAATCAACACAAAGAAAGATTTTGAAGGAATAATgagtaatattttgtttgtgCATTTAGAAAATCAGGATTGTTTGCATCATTGACAGCTTCCTTGAGTGCAGCAAGATCTGGTATTCAGGGATTTTTGGAAAGGTAAGTGAGAGTGAAAAATGACCTCTACATGAGTGGAAATAATGGTTCAATataatagatttagccaagccgaAAAGTGGAGCTTCCTTTTTCTAACCCCataaagcaatatagtgtaccGTATATGGATccgaaataataattattatgcttctgcatgaagtacaaaattaatcgtcattagtgtatacagtttacagtgatcaaacacctttGAGCTgatagcagtaaacaaacaagccttgcaaacaataaccaacaattttaatcaacaactaaaactgaaattacatggattgcacagtaatctctttcaaaacatttaatttctgtttgacttataatttttacaccctctctcttcagtttagaacaataGCAATAATCTTCCTATATAATTAGAAAGTGAGGCTACAGAGTAGTAAATTAGCTTAATActtgactgcaatttcacagtcaaacaaagcagcttacgactggacatccatttcacaataaaaactataaatgtgattgttgaaatatgccagaatctctgtcaacacggaattgcaaacgttttcaggccttcgtccttttttagcgagttttacaaaacaTGCAAGGGAGCGAGGCAAGAAGAACATTACCTTAAAGCTAACTGTTGTAAATATGTGTTTTGTCTCTCCATGTATCACCAACACTTTACTCctggaaaataaaatatttcttaaaatgtGTTGTAGTCCGTTTCTGAATATTCTAAAGGTAAATATCTGTCAACCTATTGGCAGATGTAGCTCCATCACATTTTCAGTCAGCATGACGAGGTAGAAAATATTAGCAGCTACCTGAAATTCTTTTATCATTGATAAAGTGGGGAGGGGTATCCATttcatcattgtcattatcatgtTTCAGGTCAACTTCACCAAAGGAATGTAGACGTTCCACTCAGCAAGTTTCCACAGATCACAATGATGATAGTGAAGATGAGACAGGAGCCCTGACACAATTAAACATGCAAGTCCCCACAGAAGATGGTATTGACAATCATGATGAATTCACAAGGTAGCAAGTTAAATATagtaataattgttattaatatAGTATTCGTcagtaatgtacatgtacaataccTGTGTCTTTGTGACTTTCATGTGTAACTTTAGGGCCCCTGACTGGTTAATCCTGAAAATCTAGCAGCACAAGAATGCGTTGATCACTCTGTCTGAAAAAAAACGGAGTGAAGGAGGGGgtgacatttttcttttcttgtcacAAAGCTAGACATAGGCCTTATAAGCACAAGGGATCACATTGAAGTAACATTGCACCATAAATGTAACTGTAAACTGTAAGAACAGACCCCTGGTGCCCCTTGTCATTAATTTGATTCATAaccacttcttcttcttcttcttcttcttcttcttcttcttcttcttcttcttcttcttcttcttcttcttcctcctcctcctcctcctcctcctctcctcctcctcctcctcctcctcctcctcctcctcttcttcttcctcctcttGTTCTTCTTCAGCTTCATCTTCTGCATTTGCATCAGTGTCTGGTTATCACAGGGGTGCTGCATTCACAGATTGTTGAAATGTTGGAAACGGTGAAGGTGGCTCACAACATGAAGGGTTTGTTGTATGATAATTTGAGCGATTGGAAAACTCTGTTGATGTCAACTGAGGAAGTGTTGGGTGAAGTGGGGATCAAACCTGGACTATTCCTGGGGAACTCCTTGTCTCCGCTGTTGTTTGGTCTCGATGATCAGTCTCACTATGTTGCTGAAAAGCGAAAACATTGGATACTGAGGTTTGGGAAGGATCAAAGGTTAATCAGCCATTTGTTGCTTGTGGACAATTTGAAGCTGTATGGAAGCTTGTAAGAGGGGCTGGAGAGTTTGACCAATCTGAATGTTGTGCAGGTCTTTTTCAGGGGGCATGGTGATGGAGTTTGGACTGGACAAGTGTGCTGTGTTGGTATTGAAGCAGGAGTAGAAGGTTTGTTGTTAAGGAATTGTGTTGCCAGATGGTCAGATGATGGGTGAGATTGACAAGAATGCGTTAAAGTACTGGGATGTGTTGGATGGTGCAGATTATGCCGAAGGAGATAAGGGGCAAAGTCAAGCTGGAGTATCTGAGGTTGGGGCTTTCCACAAGAAGGGGATGTGGTGAGTTTGTACGTGAAGTGGAAGGATGATGGGAGGGGATTGATCAGTGTGCATGTGTGTGAAGGAGGAGGAACTTGGTCTGTTTGGATATGTCGAGGTGAGTGACGAGTGGATGTTGAAGAGATCTTGGAGGTGGGAAAAGTTAAAGAGTGAGCACAAGAAGCATGTGCAGAAGGCAGGCAAGGAGACGTTTTAGGAAAAGAGGTTAATATGTGGGAAGTTTATGAGGGTGTTGGTGAAGTGGCGAGTGAGAGGTCATGGCAGTGGCTTACAGCTGGGTATTTGGATGGCCGTTTTTTTTGGCCGCTCAAAATTGAGGAGGATGTAGATCCAAAGGATAGAGTGTGTGGCAGTGGTGGAATTGGTTGGGCATGTGGCGAGTGGTTGTACTTGCATGAGGGAGTACATGTACAGCAAAGGCATGATCACATGAAGTCAAGGGAATACTGGAAGCCTTACTGGAAATCTGTATGGTGTGAAGTGTGTGTGCTGATGTGGTATAAGGACGTTTGGATGAGGGAGAATGTCAGAGGATGGGAATGGATGTGGAGATAGGAAGTCAGACAACACATAAGATGGACGTAATTGTCCAGACTGTTTTTTGCTGGTTGAGTGATTCAGGAGTGGACATTTGTCAGTTTCTCAGTGCCTTGGTGTGTGTGGCTGAAGAGGATTAGATTGATGATGCATCATCTGTCAACCAAGATTGTACCATTGGTGGTTGGTGTTTGACTGTGGTGTCTGGTTGGGTGGAGGGTTTTTTTTCAACGGATCTTGGGATTCTGGATGTGTTGAGAGGAATAGCAGGCTTCTGCCATCAATGGGACTGCCCTAATCTTTCAGAAGATGCTTAGTCTCTCAAACCCCAGGTGTGGGACTGAGGCTAAGCAGTGTTTACACCTGCAAAATTTGAATACAATCTCCTTGCAGGTTGTTCTGTTGACAAAAAGTCAAGAATAATTCTTGATTTGTTTTGCAGGCAAATGGAAGCCAGGGGAGGTTTAATGTATGAAAGTTGCTGACAAAACAGTTCATCAGCTATCACATGATGCCTTGCCTCCACCACTCTCTCTTCAAAATCTACGACAGGGACAAGTCAATTAAAGGAGTAAAAGAAAATAAGTGAAAATTAATGATTTATAGCTATTAATAGTTAAAAGATAACAAAGACAAGGGACTTTTGGCTTTTTGGttacttttccttttgtttatcTTAAGTTTGTCTTCTTGCTGTGCAAGTGTCAAACATTATTGTACTTTGAAGTTTcgtttaatattattataaattttacTTGGAGAATTTGGGACCTCCATCCATATAAAATTAATAGttattattgctgaaaaatgaTACAGAAAAAACTAATAAATAGATAGAtgacaaaaaattaattgaaatttaCATTTTATGCAGGTGTAATTGGTGCAAGGGATAGAAATCAAGTTTTCTGCATGACAGGAATTTGGGCCAAATATCGCTCTTGGTTGCCATTTGAGTTTACTTAAATAATTAAAGCATACAATGTATGCATACGAATTACAGTATTATTGGGCAATTTTTAAGTTCACAAAGAacataaataattttttgtgaTGATTAATAAGGAGGAGAGTCTGTAATGTATACCTCGGGCCCAACCTCGCTTGAGACTGTATCCTTGCCTCATAATCCCAGACGGGTCTTAGAACAAATgaaagtcagaaattttgaGGCAAATGAAAGGGATCCCCACTCCGCTTTGTCATCTCATTAATCTGCTGTGTTGCCAGTAtggtagccttgatggtgtagtggcttagcatgcccgactagtaatcagggagacatggttggtgttccaaaaaaaaaaaaacattttcagatGATTGTGTTGGAAGGTAAAAGTGCTTCTCTCTTTGGTTA from Montipora capricornis isolate CH-2021 chromosome 2, ASM3666992v2, whole genome shotgun sequence includes the following:
- the LOC138038854 gene encoding uncharacterized protein isoform X1 yields the protein MSIVGEEQKHDGDSKDEQENLQWSAFREYNGPRHTGGIKHDLNTVKLLFKTAFSDQDNEDKVLQCKKVLQDHSIGDLKSSLYKSKPCANHSNCTSTVKEYGSCRGCVKDNEICIWQTLVQSFFQKKPINLVNVKWKRSFYLALSLDVVDKCEERFTKDKQHDVLGIFQHQKKVPVNFDQVKPDPIYSRYGELRNGFYISSNGLVFSCEHELRNFNIKMAVLDETFKTEIKEIQHQHSKLKAKAEEKKLLSRRMESQEESDQDDEPKENQQLNKQSKMKDNVQRKSGLFASLTASLSAARSGIQGFLERSTSPKECRRSTQQVSTDHNDDSEDETGALTQLNMQVPTEDGIDNHDEFTRQMEARGGLMYESC
- the LOC138038854 gene encoding uncharacterized protein isoform X2: MSIVGEEQKHDGDSKDEQENLQWSAFREYNGPRHTGGIKHDLNTVKLLFKTAFSDQDNEDKVLQCKKVLQDHSIGDLKSSLYKSKPCANHSNCTSTVKEYGSCRGCVKDNEICIWQTLVQSFFQKKPINLVNVKWKRSFYLALSLDVVDKCEERFTKDKQHDVLGIFQHQKKVPVNFDQVKPDPIYSRYGELRNGFYISSNGLVFSCEHEAKAEEKKLLSRRMESQEESDQDDEPKENQQLNKQSKMKDNVQRKSGLFASLTASLSAARSGIQGFLERSTSPKECRRSTQQVSTDHNDDSEDETGALTQLNMQVPTEDGIDNHDEFTRQMEARGGLMYESC